A genomic window from Tolypothrix sp. PCC 7910 includes:
- the murB gene encoding UDP-N-acetylmuramate dehydrogenase — translation MTISQAAGSVCTVSTLTSEKQETANSVNSQVICLPDTDCAIKSQASLSAFTSYRVGGAAEWYVAPRNLEALQASMKYAKEHEIPVTILGAGSNLLVSDRGLPGLVIATRHLRYSHFDPATGQLTVAAGESIPSLAWQAADLGWEGLEWAVGIPGTVGGAVVMNAGAHNSCTADMLISAQVLSPDGTLETLTPEELGYSYRTSLLQGSNRIVTQATFQLRPGADPTKVIAITKEHKQHRLSTQPYNYPSCGSVFRNPKPYSAGWLIEQTGLKGFQIGGAQVALLHANFIVNRGGAKASDIFSLIRHIQHKVQDQWSIWLEPEVKMLGEFQAAC, via the coding sequence ATGACAATCTCCCAGGCAGCTGGCAGCGTCTGCACAGTTTCTACTTTAACCTCAGAGAAACAGGAAACAGCTAATTCCGTCAATAGTCAGGTAATTTGCTTGCCTGACACTGATTGTGCAATCAAATCCCAAGCTTCCTTGTCAGCGTTTACTTCCTATAGGGTGGGTGGGGCTGCTGAATGGTATGTTGCCCCCCGCAACTTAGAAGCACTGCAAGCAAGCATGAAGTATGCAAAAGAACATGAGATTCCAGTGACGATACTGGGTGCAGGTTCTAATTTATTAGTAAGCGATCGCGGTTTACCAGGCTTAGTAATTGCTACTCGTCATCTAAGATATAGTCACTTTGACCCAGCAACAGGGCAATTAACCGTTGCTGCAGGGGAATCAATTCCCAGCTTGGCATGGCAAGCCGCAGATTTAGGCTGGGAAGGTCTAGAGTGGGCTGTTGGCATCCCTGGAACCGTTGGGGGCGCTGTTGTCATGAATGCTGGGGCACACAATAGCTGTACCGCAGATATGTTAATCAGCGCTCAGGTATTGTCACCCGATGGCACCCTAGAAACTCTGACTCCAGAGGAGTTAGGTTATAGCTACCGCACTTCATTATTGCAAGGTAGCAATCGCATAGTCACTCAAGCTACCTTCCAACTACGCCCTGGTGCCGACCCCACAAAAGTTATTGCCATTACCAAGGAACATAAACAGCACCGACTGAGCACCCAACCCTACAACTATCCTAGTTGTGGTAGCGTCTTCCGCAATCCCAAACCTTACTCAGCAGGCTGGTTAATAGAACAAACAGGGTTAAAAGGTTTCCAAATTGGGGGAGCACAAGTCGCATTACTCCATGCTAATTTTATCGTTAACCGTGGTGGGGCAAAAGCTAGCGATATCTTCTCCCTGATCCGTCATATTCAGCACAAAGTACAAGACCAGTGGTCAATTTGGTTAGAGCCAGAAGTCAAAATGCTCGGCGAGTTTCAGGCGGCTTGTTGA
- a CDS encoding response regulator transcription factor, translated as MPLMILVVDDDLGTRLSISDYLELSGYSVITANDGQEALLMVEEYHPDLIVTDIVMPRMNGYELVRRVRQQPKFRLLPVILLTARTKTQERILGYQSGCDLYLPKPFELEELAAAIRNLLERSQIIQSEYRFSEQENFGNSQSTKPMTAQPSQMTQVQKSPMISDLTPREQEVLELLTHGLSNAEMGHQLHLSARTVEKYVSSLLRKTATSNRAELVRFAMKHGLVE; from the coding sequence ATGCCCTTGATGATCCTTGTAGTGGATGATGATCTGGGCACTCGTCTGTCTATTAGCGATTATCTTGAACTCTCTGGCTATTCAGTAATCACCGCTAATGACGGTCAAGAGGCTTTATTGATGGTGGAAGAGTATCATCCTGATTTAATTGTCACCGATATTGTTATGCCACGAATGAATGGCTATGAATTGGTGCGTCGGGTACGTCAACAACCAAAGTTCCGTTTATTACCTGTAATTTTATTAACAGCGCGGACAAAGACTCAAGAAAGGATTCTGGGATATCAGTCGGGGTGTGATTTGTACTTACCCAAACCTTTTGAGCTGGAAGAGTTAGCTGCTGCTATTCGCAATTTGTTAGAGCGATCGCAAATTATTCAATCTGAGTACCGTTTTTCTGAACAAGAAAATTTCGGCAATTCTCAGTCAACAAAACCGATGACAGCCCAACCATCTCAAATGACTCAAGTTCAGAAATCCCCAATGATTTCAGATCTAACACCTAGAGAACAAGAAGTGTTAGAACTTTTAACTCATGGGCTTTCAAATGCCGAAATGGGTCATCAATTACATCTGAGTGCGCGGACTGTAGAAAAGTATGTGAGTAGTTTATTGAGGAAAACAGCAACTAGTAACCGTGCCGAACTGGTACGGTTTGCGATGAAGCATGGTCTAGTAGAATAA
- the nadD gene encoding nicotinate (nicotinamide) nucleotide adenylyltransferase, with protein MQQLAIFGGTFDPVHWGHLLIAETALHQVPVEQIIWVPSLNPPHKQAVAFKHRLEMLKLATKDNPAFTVSLIEVNTPETSYAINTLINLAADYPNTHWYWIVGLDTFQTLPRWHRRHELTQMCDWLIAPRLLGGENIAQSELICKQVEHELRNQSISIHWQLLHIPLVGVSSSLIRQLIRARQSIRYLVAEPVRLYIAAHNLYTK; from the coding sequence ATGCAGCAACTAGCAATTTTTGGTGGCACATTTGATCCTGTTCATTGGGGACACTTGCTCATAGCCGAAACAGCTTTGCATCAAGTACCTGTAGAACAGATAATTTGGGTACCATCACTAAATCCTCCTCATAAACAAGCGGTTGCGTTTAAGCATCGCTTAGAAATGCTGAAGTTAGCTACAAAAGACAACCCAGCTTTTACAGTTTCACTAATTGAAGTAAATACCCCTGAAACATCCTACGCCATCAACACCCTGATCAATTTAGCTGCTGACTACCCTAATACTCACTGGTACTGGATTGTGGGTTTAGATACTTTCCAAACCTTACCTCGTTGGCACCGTAGACATGAACTCACACAAATGTGTGATTGGTTGATTGCACCCAGACTCCTTGGTGGTGAGAATATAGCTCAAAGTGAGTTAATCTGCAAGCAAGTCGAGCACGAACTAAGAAATCAGTCAATCAGCATTCACTGGCAACTACTGCATATACCTTTAGTTGGAGTTTCGTCAAGTCTAATTCGCCAATTAATTCGCGCTCGCCAATCTATTAGATATTTAGTTGCAGAGCCGGTACGGTTGTACATTGCTGCTCACAACCTTTACACAAAATAA
- a CDS encoding low molecular weight protein-tyrosine-phosphatase, producing the protein MPYKLLFVCLGNICRSPSAENIMNHLIEQADLNDEIICDSAGTSSYHIGSPPDRRMSAAAAKKLGIKLRGHARQFRKSDFQDFDLILAMDRENYDNILALAVTQQDRDRVHLMCEFCSHHTLKEVPDPYYGGSDGFEQVIDLLVDACEGLLKYVLSQQARA; encoded by the coding sequence ATGCCCTACAAGCTACTGTTTGTCTGCCTGGGTAATATCTGTCGCTCACCATCGGCAGAAAATATTATGAATCATCTCATCGAACAGGCAGACTTGAACGATGAGATAATTTGCGATTCTGCTGGAACCTCTAGCTATCACATTGGTAGCCCGCCTGACCGTCGCATGAGTGCTGCGGCTGCTAAAAAATTAGGGATTAAACTGCGCGGTCACGCTCGCCAGTTCCGTAAATCTGATTTTCAAGATTTTGACTTAATTTTGGCGATGGATCGGGAAAACTACGACAATATCTTGGCTCTGGCGGTAACTCAGCAAGACCGCGATCGCGTCCATTTAATGTGTGAGTTTTGTTCTCACCATACCCTAAAAGAAGTGCCTGACCCTTATTACGGTGGTAGTGATGGATTCGAGCAAGTAATTGATTTACTGGTTGATGCTTGTGAAGGTCTGCTCAAATATGTTTTAAGTCAGCAAGCACGCGCTTAA
- the thiL gene encoding thiamine-phosphate kinase, which produces MNNESSSLQVKDIGEQGLLAILQRFCPQEIIGDDAAVLVTTPEQSLVVTTDVLVDNVHFSHVTTSPEDAGWRAAAANLSDLAAMGATPLGITVGLGLPGDISVSWVERLYQGMTECLQKYNTPIVGGDIVRSPVTTLSITAFGQAHPSQIIRRSAAQVGDAIAITGIHGASRAGLELLLHPERGQNLKDADKAALITAHQRPQPRLDILSILWNIFNSQSQIPNLKSKIAVAGMDSSDGLADAVLQICRASNVGAILEAKQIPVPPAFTHWLTPEQAINYALYGGEDFELVLCLPADAASALVAQIGQDAAIIGKITSGTKVLLHHEDTEIPDQTLNFSQGFQHF; this is translated from the coding sequence GTGAACAATGAGTCATCTTCCTTGCAAGTAAAAGACATTGGCGAACAAGGTCTGTTAGCCATATTGCAGCGCTTTTGCCCTCAAGAAATTATTGGCGATGATGCAGCCGTGCTTGTCACTACACCAGAACAATCTTTGGTGGTGACAACAGATGTCTTAGTTGATAATGTGCATTTTAGTCATGTCACTACTTCTCCAGAAGATGCAGGCTGGCGGGCGGCGGCGGCTAATTTATCAGATTTAGCAGCGATGGGTGCCACACCTCTGGGGATCACTGTAGGATTGGGTCTTCCAGGAGATATCAGCGTCAGTTGGGTTGAGCGCTTGTACCAAGGAATGACAGAATGCTTGCAAAAGTACAATACTCCTATTGTGGGTGGTGATATTGTGCGATCGCCTGTTACTACTTTGTCAATTACCGCTTTTGGTCAAGCCCATCCCAGTCAAATTATCCGTCGCTCTGCTGCACAAGTAGGAGATGCGATCGCCATCACAGGTATACATGGAGCCTCTCGTGCAGGCTTAGAGCTGCTTTTACATCCCGAAAGAGGACAAAACCTCAAAGATGCAGATAAGGCGGCTTTAATCACCGCACACCAGCGTCCCCAGCCACGATTAGATATCTTATCCATCCTCTGGAATATCTTCAATTCCCAATCCCAAATCCCAAATCTAAAATCTAAAATTGCTGTTGCTGGGATGGACAGCAGCGATGGTTTGGCAGATGCAGTTTTACAAATCTGTCGTGCTAGTAATGTTGGTGCTATTCTCGAAGCCAAGCAAATTCCTGTACCACCAGCATTTACTCACTGGCTCACCCCAGAACAAGCTATAAATTACGCCTTATACGGCGGCGAAGATTTTGAATTAGTGCTGTGTTTACCAGCAGATGCAGCATCTGCTTTAGTCGCACAAATAGGTCAAGATGCAGCAATTATTGGCAAAATTACATCAGGAACAAAAGTACTATTACACCATGAGGATACAGAAATCCCTGACCAAACTTTAAATTTTAGTCAGGGATTTCAACATTTTTAG
- a CDS encoding peptidylprolyl isomerase: MFNLLKSWLKNSLMAILLVTIFLGISTAAWTPSSSAALPAGNAITDGRSLLRYALPINNEPVRQLQASLEDISNQLRANRRWSAISKDLSKASRSLDQSSKILASVPEERQPQAEAWIKELQSGVNNLQELVKVKDKEKIQAERNKLLNIVNLLEESMVKEFPFEVPQDYSNLPQLKGRATVDIKTNKGNLTVVVDGYSAPVTAGNFVDLVQRGFYNGLEFTRSEESYFLQTGDPPGKDVGFIDPKTGKYRAIPLEILVQGDKAPTYGITLEDAGRYLDMPVLPFSSFGAVVMARPETQVNGASSQFFFFLFEPELTPAGRNLLDGRYAVFGYLTEGKEVLDILKAGDKIESATVVQGIENLVQPEAA; encoded by the coding sequence ATGTTTAACTTATTAAAATCCTGGCTGAAGAACAGCCTCATGGCAATACTGCTGGTAACAATATTTTTAGGCATAAGTACAGCTGCGTGGACTCCCTCCAGTAGCGCCGCCCTACCAGCGGGGAATGCAATCACTGACGGCAGATCTCTGTTGCGGTATGCACTCCCGATAAATAATGAACCTGTGCGGCAACTGCAAGCCAGTTTAGAAGATATTTCCAACCAACTGCGGGCAAATCGGCGGTGGAGTGCTATCTCTAAAGACTTAAGCAAAGCATCACGGTCTCTTGATCAATCCTCCAAAATCCTAGCAAGCGTTCCCGAAGAACGCCAACCCCAAGCCGAAGCTTGGATTAAGGAATTACAATCAGGCGTGAATAATTTACAGGAATTAGTCAAAGTCAAGGATAAAGAAAAAATCCAAGCTGAACGCAATAAACTCCTGAACATCGTGAATCTTCTAGAAGAGTCAATGGTGAAGGAATTTCCTTTTGAAGTACCTCAGGATTACAGTAACCTACCTCAACTCAAAGGTAGAGCTACTGTAGATATCAAAACCAACAAAGGAAACCTTACCGTTGTGGTAGATGGTTATAGCGCCCCTGTAACTGCTGGTAACTTTGTGGATTTGGTACAACGTGGTTTTTATAATGGTTTAGAATTCACCCGTTCGGAAGAATCTTACTTTTTGCAAACTGGCGATCCACCAGGAAAAGATGTAGGTTTTATTGATCCCAAAACTGGGAAATACCGTGCTATTCCTTTAGAAATATTGGTACAAGGCGATAAAGCTCCCACATATGGCATCACTTTGGAAGATGCTGGACGTTACCTCGATATGCCTGTTCTGCCATTTTCTTCTTTTGGTGCAGTAGTCATGGCCCGTCCGGAAACTCAGGTCAATGGAGCTTCCTCACAATTTTTCTTTTTCCTGTTTGAACCAGAACTCACCCCAGCCGGACGTAATCTCTTAGATGGTCGTTACGCCGTTTTTGGTTATTTAACTGAGGGTAAAGAAGTTTTGGACATCCTCAAGGCGGGTGACAAAATTGAGTCTGCTACCGTCGTTCAAGGAATAGAAAATTTAGTGCAGCCAGAAGCCGCATGA
- the smpB gene encoding SsrA-binding protein SmpB, whose protein sequence is MSDKSEGYKVISDNRQARYLYEILETYEAGIQLTGTEVKSIRAGKVNLQDGYALIRNGEAWLINVHISPYVASGQYFNHEPRRTRKLLLHRQELRKLIGKVEQQGLTLVPLKMYFKRGWVKVSIALGKGKKLHDKRDDLKRRQDQRDIQRAIKNY, encoded by the coding sequence ATGAGCGACAAGAGCGAAGGTTACAAAGTAATTAGCGACAATCGGCAAGCCCGTTATTTGTATGAAATCCTAGAAACTTACGAAGCTGGAATTCAGCTAACGGGAACCGAGGTGAAGTCCATTCGTGCAGGTAAGGTTAATCTCCAAGATGGCTATGCTTTAATTCGCAATGGCGAAGCATGGTTAATCAACGTGCATATTTCTCCTTACGTTGCTAGTGGACAATATTTTAATCATGAACCACGGCGTACACGCAAACTATTACTACATCGTCAAGAACTCCGCAAGCTAATTGGCAAAGTGGAACAGCAAGGTTTAACTTTAGTTCCCTTAAAAATGTACTTCAAACGTGGCTGGGTGAAAGTCAGTATAGCTCTTGGCAAAGGTAAAAAACTCCACGACAAGCGCGACGACCTCAAACGGCGACAAGACCAACGCGACATTCAACGTGCAATCAAAAATTATTAG
- a CDS encoding WGxxGxxG family protein codes for MTRNLNKVIGTGVLTLSMGILTLTSPVKAQTNSDTGTSTGTTTTAPTTTTYDRNDFDWGWLGLLGLLGLAGLTGKKRDDEPTRYRDPSTPGASTYRE; via the coding sequence ATGACACGGAATTTAAATAAAGTAATTGGTACTGGTGTTCTCACATTAAGTATGGGCATTTTGACCTTAACTTCACCAGTAAAAGCCCAAACTAATAGCGACACTGGAACTAGCACCGGAACTACCACAACAGCACCAACTACAACAACTTACGATCGCAATGATTTTGATTGGGGCTGGTTGGGCTTACTTGGCCTGTTAGGTTTAGCAGGTTTGACAGGTAAGAAACGTGATGACGAACCAACCCGTTATCGCGATCCCAGTACTCCAGGTGCTAGTACTTACAGAGAGTAA
- a CDS encoding YbaB/EbfC family nucleoid-associated protein: MTGKGQGFGFGLGKMKELAEAFKKAQQVQEGAKRLQEELEQMEIQGESGGGLIKVIVSGNQEPKRVEISPEALGEGAEVLSDLVTVAMKDAYNKSTATMRERMEDLTSGLELPGF, translated from the coding sequence ATGACAGGAAAAGGACAGGGTTTTGGCTTTGGCTTGGGAAAAATGAAAGAACTGGCCGAAGCTTTCAAAAAAGCGCAGCAAGTTCAAGAAGGCGCAAAGCGGCTCCAAGAAGAATTGGAGCAAATGGAGATTCAAGGAGAGTCTGGCGGTGGTCTAATCAAGGTAATTGTCAGCGGCAACCAAGAACCCAAGCGAGTGGAAATTTCTCCAGAAGCTTTGGGAGAAGGTGCAGAAGTACTGTCCGATTTGGTAACAGTAGCCATGAAAGATGCCTACAACAAGTCCACAGCTACAATGCGGGAACGCATGGAAGATTTAACCAGTGGACTGGAACTACCTGGATTTTAG
- a CDS encoding type I glyceraldehyde-3-phosphate dehydrogenase, producing the protein MIRVAINGFGRIGRNFARCWVGRQNSNIDLVAINDTSDPRTNAHLLKYDSMLGKLKDVDISADDNSIIVNGKTIKCVSDRNPENLPWRDWGIDLIIEATGVFTSKEGALKHVNAGAKKVLITAPGKNEDGTFVVGVNHHDYDHNKHHIISNASCTTNCLAPIAKVLNEKFGIIKGTMTTTHSYTGDQRLLDASHRDVRRARAAAINIVPTSTGAAKAVALVLPDLKGKLNGVALRVPTPNVSMVDFVVQVEKRTITEEVNQALKDASEGPLKGILDYSELQLVSSDYQGTDASSIIDASLTMVMGNDLVKVMAWYDNEWGYSQRVLDLAELVAVKWQ; encoded by the coding sequence GTGATTAGAGTCGCAATCAACGGTTTTGGGCGAATTGGGCGCAACTTTGCACGCTGTTGGGTGGGTAGACAGAATAGCAACATCGACCTTGTAGCTATCAACGACACATCCGACCCGAGAACTAACGCTCACCTGCTGAAGTATGACTCGATGTTAGGAAAGTTAAAGGATGTTGACATTTCAGCAGATGATAACTCTATCATCGTTAACGGTAAAACAATTAAATGTGTATCCGATCGCAATCCAGAAAACTTGCCCTGGAGAGATTGGGGAATTGACCTAATTATCGAAGCAACAGGTGTTTTCACCAGCAAAGAAGGAGCGCTCAAGCACGTTAATGCTGGAGCCAAAAAAGTTTTGATCACTGCTCCTGGAAAAAATGAAGATGGTACTTTTGTGGTTGGTGTGAATCATCACGATTATGACCACAACAAACACCACATCATCAGTAACGCTAGCTGTACCACAAATTGCTTGGCTCCGATCGCCAAAGTTTTGAATGAAAAATTTGGCATCATCAAAGGTACGATGACTACTACTCACAGCTACACAGGTGACCAGCGCTTGCTAGACGCTTCTCACCGCGATGTCCGCCGTGCTAGGGCAGCCGCCATCAACATTGTACCGACCTCTACTGGTGCAGCAAAGGCAGTAGCTTTAGTTCTCCCAGACCTGAAAGGCAAGCTGAATGGCGTTGCCTTACGTGTACCTACCCCAAACGTCTCAATGGTAGATTTCGTAGTTCAGGTTGAGAAGCGTACTATTACTGAAGAAGTTAATCAAGCCCTTAAAGATGCTTCTGAAGGGCCACTCAAAGGGATTTTGGATTACAGCGAATTACAGCTAGTATCATCTGATTACCAAGGTACTGATGCTTCTTCAATTATTGATGCTAGCCTGACTATGGTGATGGGTAATGACCTAGTAAAAGTCATGGCTTGGTACGATAACGAGTGGGGTTATAGCCAACGAGTTCTGGATTTGGCGGAACTAGTAGCTGTAAAATGGCAGTAA
- a CDS encoding Uma2 family endonuclease has translation MVTTPVTSITFEEYLTYDDGTGFHYELVDGRLELMNPPTIEHFLIVDFLDTLLKSEIKRLNLPWLCFRESGVRTGRNKSRLTDLSVVTLEQAKELMNVSLVFQSPPLFIVEVVSPDSVKRDYRYKRSEYAALEVPEYWIVDPLMAKITVLLLEEGLYEETVFTGSQQIVSQTFPELTITVDRVLSSGNLT, from the coding sequence ATGGTCACTACACCAGTAACCAGTATCACTTTTGAAGAGTACTTAACCTATGATGATGGTACAGGTTTTCATTATGAACTGGTGGATGGCAGGTTAGAGCTAATGAACCCACCAACAATTGAACATTTCTTGATTGTGGATTTCTTGGATACTTTGTTGAAATCAGAAATCAAAAGGTTGAATTTGCCTTGGCTGTGTTTTCGAGAAAGCGGCGTGAGAACAGGTAGAAATAAATCTAGATTGACTGATTTATCTGTGGTGACGCTGGAGCAAGCAAAAGAATTGATGAATGTGTCATTAGTATTTCAGTCACCGCCATTGTTTATTGTAGAGGTAGTTAGTCCAGATTCAGTGAAACGAGACTATCGCTATAAACGCTCTGAATACGCTGCTTTGGAAGTACCAGAGTATTGGATTGTAGACCCCTTAATGGCGAAAATTACGGTTTTATTGCTGGAAGAAGGACTTTATGAAGAGACTGTATTTACTGGCTCTCAGCAGATTGTATCGCAGACTTTTCCCGAATTAACAATTACAGTTGATCGAGTGTTGAGTTCGGGAAATCTTACTTGA
- the murC gene encoding UDP-N-acetylmuramate--L-alanine ligase: MSNNSVDFSGRPFHFIGIGGIGMSALAYVLAKRQLPVSGSDLRPNHITRKLESIGTHIFSRQEASNLELFRPLVSSGVGLNSRLESHGNTNTILPQVICSTAINTTNLEYKAALELGCPILHRSDVLAALIADYHSIAVAGTHGKTTTSSMIGYMLLQAGLDPTILVGGEVNAWEGNARLGESQYLVAEADESDGSLVKHAPAIGVITNIELDHPDHYETLEEVVDIFQKFAQGCQTLVGSIDCATVRDRLKPTITYSLHTDTNADYTVTNIDYRADGTTALVWERGKALGMLNLRLLGRHNLSNALASVAVGRFVGLEFGEIAKGIATFEGARRRFEFRGEVDGITFIDDYAHHPSEIRATLAAARLQARPGQRVVAIFQPHRYSRTLTFLEEFAESFTHADLVVLTDIYSAGEPNLGQISGEILAAAIAKQHPQVVYQPTLSLVCEYLLKGLRPGDLALFLGAGNLNQAIPDVIATLREPATATS, translated from the coding sequence ATGAGTAATAATTCTGTAGATTTTAGCGGTAGACCATTTCATTTCATTGGGATCGGCGGTATAGGAATGTCTGCTTTGGCATACGTTCTTGCTAAACGTCAATTACCAGTATCAGGTTCCGATTTACGACCAAATCATATAACGCGAAAATTAGAATCTATCGGCACACATATTTTTAGTAGACAAGAAGCAAGTAATCTCGAATTATTTCGACCTCTAGTATCGTCAGGAGTAGGATTAAACTCACGCTTAGAATCACATGGCAATACCAACACAATACTGCCGCAAGTAATTTGTTCAACAGCAATTAACACCACTAATTTAGAATACAAAGCAGCCCTAGAATTGGGATGCCCAATTTTACATCGTTCAGATGTACTAGCTGCCTTAATTGCCGATTACCACAGCATTGCTGTAGCTGGCACCCACGGTAAAACTACAACCAGTAGTATGATTGGCTATATGCTGCTGCAAGCTGGTTTAGATCCAACTATTTTAGTGGGTGGCGAAGTCAATGCTTGGGAAGGCAATGCCAGATTGGGAGAAAGCCAGTATTTAGTAGCAGAAGCAGATGAATCAGATGGTTCTTTAGTAAAACACGCTCCAGCAATTGGCGTGATTACTAATATTGAACTGGATCATCCTGATCATTATGAAACATTAGAGGAAGTTGTTGATATTTTTCAAAAGTTTGCTCAAGGATGCCAAACCTTAGTAGGTAGCATTGATTGTGCAACAGTACGCGATCGCCTAAAACCAACGATCACCTACAGCCTACACACTGATACCAATGCTGACTATACTGTCACTAATATTGACTATCGTGCTGATGGCACCACTGCCTTAGTTTGGGAACGCGGCAAAGCTTTAGGAATGTTGAATTTGCGACTGCTCGGTCGGCACAACCTCAGCAACGCTCTAGCATCTGTAGCTGTCGGTCGATTTGTAGGATTAGAATTTGGGGAAATTGCCAAAGGTATTGCCACCTTTGAAGGTGCAAGACGGCGCTTTGAGTTTCGAGGTGAAGTTGATGGTATCACCTTTATTGATGACTACGCTCATCACCCCAGCGAAATTCGTGCTACTCTAGCTGCGGCCCGCTTGCAAGCCAGACCAGGACAAAGAGTTGTGGCAATTTTCCAACCCCATCGCTATAGCCGCACACTGACATTTTTAGAAGAATTTGCAGAATCCTTTACTCATGCTGATTTGGTAGTGCTAACTGATATTTACAGTGCTGGAGAACCCAATTTAGGGCAGATCAGCGGTGAAATCTTGGCAGCAGCAATTGCAAAGCAGCATCCACAGGTTGTATATCAACCAACCTTAAGTTTAGTATGTGAATACCTACTTAAAGGCTTACGACCAGGGGATTTAGCGCTGTTTCTCGGTGCTGGAAACTTGAATCAGGCAATTCCTGATGTCATTGCTACACTGCGCGAACCAGCAACAGCCACATCTTAA